The proteins below come from a single Indicator indicator isolate 239-I01 chromosome 12, UM_Iind_1.1, whole genome shotgun sequence genomic window:
- the FAM83A gene encoding protein FAM83A, translating into MQSPNKKDECTASALHMQSACPADRLLRQRAMSHSRHMGKIRKRLEDIKNHSSKFTKADFSHNESIRLATDAFLDGGTDSYLETLNKEGEVDFLSSVEAQYIKDNTRESYYAQESLAADGAAAPKQNDAMSLPSGTYFPTMTDSSDPALLHTWITAEKPYLKEKSTATVYFQTEKNNNIRDIIRRYINKTTQVLAIVMDVFTDTEILCDLLEAANKRMVFVYLLLDHGSINLFSEMCDKLQIAEDLFKNISVRSVTGEVYCAKSGRKFSGQIQEKFLISDWRYVLSGSYSFTWLCGQVHRNLLSKFTGQVVELFDEEFRHLYALSKPVRGPKSPPRTLPFLFSKSWAPQHSLPDSNEESANTLSDPFSSLSTGSTHKTKQTPRTLIFSSNFSPQSPLHRVNSFHSYVSFTPPPPQPAIQANYYQPQHVADNSAVLYNNMNVYRPIRLRQEEPNRTGLSSPWRCLHKANLFA; encoded by the exons ATGCAGTCTCCAAACAAGAAGGATGAGTGCACTGCCAGTGCCTTGCATATGCAGAGTGCCTGCCCAGCAGATCGACTCCTGAGACAAAGAGCCATGAGCCACTCCAGACACATGGGGAAGATAAGGAAAAGGCTGGAGGATATCAAGAACCACTCCTCGAAGTTCACAAAAGCAGATTTCAGCCACAACGAAAGCATAAGGTTGGCTACCGACGCCTTCTTGGATGGTGGGACAGATTCTTACCTCGAAACCTTAAACAAAGAGGGTGAGGTGGATTTCCTCTCCTCGGTGGAAGCTCAGTACATCAAGGACAACACCAGGGAGTCCTACTATGCACAGGAGTCCCTGGCTGCTGATGGGGCAGCTGCACCAAAGCAGAACGATGCCATGTCACTCCCTTCAGGAACCTACTTCCCCACCATGACTGATAGCAGTGATCCAGCTCTACTGCACACCTGGATTACAGCAGAGAAGCcctatttaaaggaaaaatccaCTGCCACTGTGTATTTTCAAAcagagaagaacaacaacaTTAGAGACATCATACGCCGGTACATCAACAAGACCACACAG gtGCTAGCTATTGTGATGGACGTGTTCACAGACACTGAGATTCTGTGCGACCTCCTGGAGGCAGCTAACAAGCGTATGGTGTTTGTCTACTTGTTGCTTGATCATGGCAGTATAAATCTCTTCTCAGAGATGTGTGACAAGTTGCAAATTGCTGAGGATCTCTTCAAG AATATTTCAGTCCGCAGTGTTACTGGGGAGGTTTACTGTGCCAAATCAGGCAGGAAATTTTCAGGACAAATACAAGAAAAATTTCTTATCTCTGACTGGAGATATGTGCTCTCTGGCTCTTACAG CTTCACGTGGCTATGTGGCCAGGTTCACCGCAACCTCCTCTCCAAGTTCACGGGTCAAGTTGTGGAGCTGTTTGATGAAGAGTTCCGACACCTTTATGCGCTGTCCAAGCCAGTGAGGGGACCCAAGTCTCCACCACGCACCCTGCCCTTCCTCTTCAGCAAGAGCTGGGCCCCTCAGCACAGTCTCCCTGACAGCAATGAGGAAAGTGCTAACACTCTTTCTGATCCCTTCAGCAGCCTCTCAACTGGCAGCACCCACAAGACAAAGCAGACCCCAAGAACTCTCATATTCAGCAGCAACTTCAGTccccagtcacctcttcacAGAGTTAATTCCTTCCACAGCTATGTCTCCTtcacaccacccccaccacagCCAGCCATCCAGGCTAACTACTACCAGCCACAGCACGTGGCTGATAACTCTGCAGTTCTGTACAACAACATGAACGTTTACAGGCCTATAAGACTTAGACAAGAGGAACCAAACAGGACAGGGTTAAGCTCACCCTGGAGATGCCTCCACAAAGCTAATCTGTTTGCATAA